The following are encoded in a window of Nocardioides houyundeii genomic DNA:
- a CDS encoding WhiB family transcriptional regulator produces the protein MDWRHRSACLDEDPELFFPIGNTGPAILQIEEAKQVCRRCEVREQCLAWALEAGQDHGVWGGLSEDERRALKRRNARARIRTA, from the coding sequence ATGGATTGGCGCCATCGTTCTGCCTGCCTCGACGAGGACCCGGAGCTGTTCTTCCCCATCGGCAACACCGGGCCGGCCATCCTCCAGATCGAGGAGGCCAAGCAGGTGTGCCGACGATGCGAGGTTCGCGAGCAGTGCCTCGCGTGGGCCCTGGAGGCGGGACAGGACCACGGGGTCTGGGGTGGCTTGAGCGAGGACGAGCGCCGGGCCCTGAAGCGTCGCAACGCCCGCGCGCGCATCCGCACCGCCTGA
- a CDS encoding RNA polymerase sigma factor SigF yields MSRELGDSLEVPLTAIEATRLRSAELFLVLRDETGPDHARAWARDELVHLHLALVEHCARRFRNRGEPYEDLVQVGTIGLIKAVDRFETDRGVEFSTYATPTIIGEIKRHFRDKGWAIRVPRRLQELRMQISGASGELTQRLGRSPTPRELAEEIGCTVEEIIEGIESSNAYATLSLDAGDDSDDGPPSMMDTLGIDDVNLEHVEIRESIKPLLEGLDPREKKILLLRFFKNMTQSQIAEEIGVSQMHVSRLLTRTLDQMRASLESD; encoded by the coding sequence ATGAGTCGGGAGCTGGGGGACTCCCTCGAGGTGCCGCTGACCGCGATCGAAGCGACCCGCCTTCGCAGCGCGGAGCTGTTCCTGGTCCTGCGCGACGAGACCGGTCCCGACCACGCGCGTGCGTGGGCGCGCGACGAGCTCGTCCACCTGCACCTGGCCCTGGTCGAGCACTGCGCCCGGCGCTTCCGCAACCGCGGCGAGCCCTACGAGGACCTGGTCCAGGTCGGCACGATCGGCCTGATCAAGGCGGTGGACCGGTTCGAGACCGACCGTGGGGTCGAGTTCTCGACCTACGCGACGCCGACCATCATCGGTGAGATCAAGCGCCACTTCCGCGACAAGGGATGGGCGATCCGGGTGCCCCGCCGGCTCCAGGAGCTGCGCATGCAGATCAGCGGCGCCTCCGGCGAGCTCACCCAGCGGCTGGGCCGCTCCCCCACGCCTCGCGAGCTGGCCGAGGAGATCGGCTGCACGGTCGAGGAGATCATCGAGGGGATCGAGTCCAGCAACGCCTACGCCACCTTGTCCCTGGACGCGGGGGACGACAGCGACGACGGTCCCCCGAGCATGATGGACACCTTGGGCATCGACGACGTGAACCTGGAGCACGTCGAGATCCGCGAGTCGATCAAGCCGCTGCTCGAAGGGCTGGATCCCCGGGAGAAGAAGATCCTGCTGCTCCGGTTCTTCAAGAACATGACCCAGTCCCAGATCGCGGAGGAGATCGGGGTCTCCCAGATGCACGTCTCGCGGCTGCTCACCCGCACCCTGGACCAGATGCGTGCGTCGCTGGAGTCGGACTGA